Proteins encoded by one window of Blastopirellula marina:
- a CDS encoding VWA domain-containing protein, with protein sequence MDAEQLARWRLILGAASQESLGSMGPGCSLSAEQMEMDAALAEIYGGGGDEELSQEDWASGEKRVGHGPSKGRVTPKVAKWLDQIRTFFPTDVVTLIQHDAIERRGMKELLFEPEILSKVEPSLDLASTVLELKNLVPEKAKDAARDLVRTVVEDIRRRLEQRFVQAVRGALNRNRHSPFRSLPNLDWTRTIRQNIKNYNPTLKTIIPEQISFFSRQQRQNDWNIIIAMDQSGSMHSSLIFGGIMGAILASMPAVETHVVAFNHEEVVDLTEHCHDPVDLLFGVQLSGAEDYWMATSYCERFMHTPDKTLYIVLGDLYDTSPNENRFVRKMEALLEGGLKAIGLLAISDQGKPSFNENLANKLAKLGMPCFACTPNRLPDMLEAVLRGNDLKKFAETATDK encoded by the coding sequence ATGGATGCAGAACAACTCGCTCGCTGGCGTCTGATCCTGGGGGCCGCTTCGCAAGAATCGCTTGGCAGCATGGGGCCTGGCTGCAGCTTGTCGGCCGAGCAGATGGAAATGGACGCGGCATTGGCCGAGATCTACGGTGGCGGCGGTGATGAAGAGCTTTCCCAAGAAGATTGGGCTTCTGGGGAGAAGCGAGTCGGACATGGCCCTTCCAAGGGGCGCGTCACGCCTAAGGTTGCCAAATGGCTCGATCAGATACGGACCTTCTTCCCCACGGATGTCGTGACGTTGATACAGCACGATGCGATCGAGCGCAGGGGCATGAAGGAACTGCTGTTCGAGCCCGAGATTCTCTCGAAGGTCGAACCATCACTGGACCTGGCCAGTACCGTGCTTGAGCTGAAGAACCTCGTTCCAGAGAAGGCAAAAGATGCCGCCCGAGATTTGGTACGGACCGTTGTCGAAGACATTCGCCGGCGTCTGGAACAACGTTTCGTGCAAGCCGTTCGCGGAGCACTCAACCGCAATCGGCATTCGCCGTTTCGCAGTTTGCCAAATCTCGATTGGACGCGGACCATTCGGCAAAACATCAAAAACTACAATCCGACTCTCAAGACGATCATTCCTGAGCAAATCTCCTTCTTCAGCCGACAGCAGCGGCAGAACGATTGGAACATTATCATTGCCATGGACCAATCAGGATCGATGCACTCTTCGCTAATATTCGGTGGAATTATGGGGGCCATTCTGGCTAGTATGCCTGCTGTGGAAACGCATGTCGTTGCGTTCAACCACGAAGAGGTGGTTGACCTGACCGAGCATTGCCACGACCCGGTCGACCTGCTGTTCGGGGTGCAGCTCAGTGGAGCCGAAGACTACTGGATGGCAACGAGCTACTGCGAGCGTTTCATGCATACGCCTGACAAGACGCTGTACATCGTTTTAGGGGACCTCTACGACACAAGCCCCAACGAGAACCGATTCGTTCGCAAGATGGAAGCCCTGTTGGAAGGAGGCCTCAAAGCGATTGGTCTGCTGGCCATTTCCGACCAGGGAAAGCCTTCGTTCAACGAGAATCTGGCCAACAAGCTGGCGAAGCTAGGTATGCCCTGCTTTGCCTGTACACCCAACCGCCTGCCAGACATGCTTGAGGCTGTTTTACGCGGCAACGACCTGAAGAAATTCGCTGAGACCGCAACCGACAAGTAG
- a CDS encoding response regulator — translation MPENIRILLIEDSPKEAGLVERYLLEAAENFSVVHVDRLDTGLAKLADGKIDVILLDLDLPDSHGLETIRSLHAKSPHLPVVVLSDRVDRDLAARAIQDGAQDCLPKSNIDPDSLTRCVRYAIERTHRQLVESTLENSEARYRGLVNSLPVCVLQKDLDGRFIFANQAYSEFTGHVIEDILGKTDFDLSPVEVAEKFREDDRKVSESGKQFRDIEVNTTDGHTSWVEVIKSPIRDAHGNIVGTQAIFWDVTERQMAVDALLKAKEAAEEANRAKSEFLANMSHEIRTPLNAVIGMAELLLDTSLTQTQRDYLKMVHESGESLLSVINDILDFSKIEAGKLDLVSKPFDLRETVGDMMKPLGVRAGGNGLELTCHFDSDVPAVIEGDPHRLRQIIVNLVGNAIKFTEQGEIDFDVSVESRNNGNVDLHFQIRDTGIGIPDHKLGTIFEAFEQADTGSTRQYGGTGLGLAICARLVELMGGKIWVESQIGTGSTFHFTAPFPVTRADRIPHPRAAARIQGTRVLIVDDNATNRTILDEIARSWGMRTQLAADAEEGLILLKEAYAVGDPHSLLLTDVEMPGKDGIDLIAATRDIPNLKDTLVIVLSSSERPTTRKRCDDLRISSFLMKPVKQSELFDAIIVALGVASPEDENEVKSIGGLPKIRPLKVLLAEDNRANQRLAIALLQKWGHDVTLAESGKQAVDQWERGQFDLIVMDVQMPEMDGLQATQAIREREKERGGHVPIIAMTAHALAGDREKCLEAGMDGYTSKPLRIQELHQAIAEFFEAETPTATDEKPSTSVAEPLVDWSHALRACDGDKELFFDLLHLFLEETPELLNALDKAIEERDTEAIHRSAHTVVGSLRIIGPTEAGEVALQIEKAAHQDTIEHAKDLSQKLRSCIDSLFAEAAQIVEGRQTLP, via the coding sequence ATGCCTGAAAATATCCGCATTCTCCTGATCGAAGACTCGCCCAAAGAGGCTGGGCTCGTCGAACGCTATCTTCTCGAAGCGGCAGAGAACTTCTCGGTCGTCCACGTCGATCGTCTCGACACGGGTCTCGCCAAGTTAGCCGATGGAAAGATCGATGTCATATTGCTCGACCTCGATTTGCCCGACAGCCATGGTTTAGAAACGATTCGATCGCTGCATGCCAAGTCGCCTCACCTGCCGGTTGTAGTCCTCTCGGATCGAGTCGACCGTGACCTGGCCGCCAGGGCCATTCAGGATGGTGCGCAAGATTGCCTTCCGAAATCGAATATCGACCCTGATTCCCTCACGCGCTGCGTTCGCTATGCGATCGAACGCACGCATCGCCAGTTGGTCGAATCCACACTTGAAAACTCGGAAGCTCGATACCGAGGCCTGGTCAATTCGCTCCCTGTATGTGTCTTGCAGAAAGATCTCGACGGGCGATTCATTTTTGCCAATCAAGCCTACAGTGAATTCACAGGACACGTCATCGAAGATATTCTGGGCAAAACCGACTTCGACCTCTCGCCGGTAGAGGTGGCCGAAAAGTTCCGCGAGGATGACCGCAAGGTTTCCGAATCGGGAAAGCAGTTCCGCGATATCGAAGTCAACACGACCGACGGCCACACCTCGTGGGTCGAAGTCATCAAGTCCCCCATTCGGGATGCCCACGGAAACATTGTAGGCACCCAGGCCATCTTCTGGGACGTTACCGAACGCCAAATGGCCGTCGATGCCCTGCTGAAGGCAAAAGAAGCCGCCGAAGAGGCTAACCGCGCTAAGAGCGAGTTCCTGGCGAACATGAGCCACGAGATTCGCACGCCTCTCAATGCCGTCATTGGCATGGCTGAACTGCTGCTGGATACGTCGCTCACCCAGACGCAGCGAGACTACCTAAAAATGGTGCACGAATCAGGAGAGTCGCTTCTATCGGTCATCAACGACATTCTCGATTTCTCGAAGATCGAAGCAGGTAAACTCGATCTGGTCAGCAAACCGTTTGATCTGCGCGAAACGGTGGGTGACATGATGAAGCCACTGGGCGTACGGGCCGGTGGTAACGGGTTAGAGTTGACCTGCCACTTTGATTCCGATGTACCCGCGGTCATCGAAGGAGACCCGCATCGGCTTCGCCAGATTATCGTGAACCTGGTTGGCAATGCGATTAAGTTCACCGAGCAGGGTGAAATCGACTTCGATGTCTCGGTCGAGTCGAGAAACAACGGCAACGTCGATCTTCATTTTCAGATCCGTGACACCGGAATCGGCATCCCAGACCATAAGCTAGGCACGATCTTCGAAGCCTTCGAACAGGCCGACACCGGCTCGACACGGCAATACGGCGGCACCGGCCTTGGCCTGGCCATTTGTGCCAGACTAGTCGAGTTAATGGGGGGCAAGATCTGGGTTGAAAGCCAGATTGGTACGGGTAGCACGTTCCATTTCACCGCCCCCTTCCCCGTGACTCGCGCCGATCGGATCCCGCATCCCCGAGCGGCGGCCCGTATTCAAGGTACGCGTGTCCTGATTGTCGATGACAATGCGACCAACCGTACCATTTTGGATGAGATCGCACGCAGTTGGGGAATGCGCACCCAGCTTGCCGCCGACGCCGAAGAGGGTTTGATCCTTCTCAAGGAAGCGTATGCGGTTGGCGACCCTCACTCACTGCTGCTAACCGATGTGGAAATGCCCGGTAAGGACGGAATCGACCTGATCGCCGCAACCCGCGATATTCCGAACCTGAAGGATACGCTGGTCATTGTTTTAAGCTCTTCCGAGCGCCCGACAACACGTAAGCGTTGCGATGACCTGCGGATCAGTTCGTTTCTGATGAAGCCGGTGAAACAGTCCGAGCTTTTCGATGCCATCATCGTGGCCCTCGGCGTAGCCTCGCCTGAGGATGAAAACGAAGTCAAATCGATAGGAGGCTTGCCGAAGATTCGTCCACTGAAGGTTCTTTTGGCCGAAGACAATCGGGCCAATCAACGCCTGGCAATTGCACTGCTTCAAAAATGGGGACACGACGTCACGCTTGCCGAATCGGGCAAGCAGGCGGTCGACCAATGGGAACGCGGCCAGTTCGATTTGATTGTGATGGATGTGCAAATGCCGGAGATGGACGGGCTCCAGGCAACTCAGGCCATTCGAGAACGTGAAAAGGAACGCGGTGGACACGTACCAATTATCGCCATGACCGCGCACGCGCTGGCAGGTGATCGCGAGAAATGCCTCGAAGCCGGAATGGACGGCTACACTTCCAAACCGCTTCGGATCCAAGAACTGCACCAGGCGATTGCCGAGTTCTTCGAAGCGGAAACTCCAACCGCTACCGATGAGAAACCAAGTACGTCGGTGGCGGAACCGCTAGTTGACTGGTCGCACGCGCTGCGGGCATGCGATGGGGACAAGGAATTGTTCTTTGACCTGCTGCATCTCTTCCTGGAAGAGACACCAGAACTCTTGAATGCGCTCGACAAGGCGATCGAAGAACGGGATACCGAAGCGATTCATCGCTCCGCGCATACGGTGGTAGGTTCACTGCGCATTATCGGCCCTACCGAGGCTGGTGAGGTTGCCCTGCAGATCGAGAAAGCCGCCCACCAAGACACGATTGAACATGCTAAAGATCTCTCTCAGAAGTTGCGCAGTTGCATCGATTCGCTCTTTGCGGAAGCAGCTCAAATCGTCGAAGGGCGACAGACGTTACCCTAG
- a CDS encoding MGH1-like glycoside hydrolase domain-containing protein — protein sequence MPEAEWERLTAEARREKGANWRRWGPYLAERQWGTVRESTVEAEPWLNFTHEEARWRAYRWGEDGLLGISDRQCRLCFALALWNEKDPILKERLFGLTGPEGNHGEDVKEAYYYLDSTPTHSYMKALYKYPQAEFPYQRLREENARRNRQEPEFELTDTCIFDESRYFDVQAEYAKASPDDILIRITVFNRGPEDAPIHLLPTWWFRNTWAWGPTLEKPEAKPSLSEISPDQLKVRHETLGEHHIFVDEGPDGETPPWLFTENETNTWRFEDGESRRPSCKDAFHLAVVDGMEGVVNPKPKGTKAAAHFQCIVPAGESVQFRLRIAPASDLPVTPFGAEFEDIFTQRIKEADRYAKSRVSPGLTEDEQTILRQADAGLLWTKQFYHYVIPRWLENNGNPKKKDEKPMPGEPSPRNADWGHLYNKNIISMPDKWEYPWYAAWDSAFHLIPFAKIDPFFAKDQAILFLREWYMHPNGQLPAYEWNFSDVNPPVHAWACWRVYQMTASNGDRDRVFLERVFQKLLLNFTWWVNRKDIRGKHVFSGGFLGLDNIGIFDRSKPLPTGGHLEQADGTAWMAFYSSSMLSIAFELADGNPAYEDMASKFFEHYVSIAEAMNSLDGTGLWDEEDGFYYDHLHLDGKSIPLKIRSIVGLIPLLTVDVLFEKTIAKLPAFRKRMDWFLNFRPELTKFMTYMECEPEGEHDGHRLLAIPTKDRLMRMLRYLLDEDEFLSPYGIRSLSKYHEEHPFEYELHGERLCVKYLPAESDSGLFGGNSNWRGPIWFPLNYLIIEALERYHQFYGKSLRVECPARSGKYMDLQQVADEIRKRLSKLFLADSEGDRPSYARTEVLLNDPNWRDLVLFYEYFDAETGKGLGASHQTGWTALISPILGTLAARRNEKQAAAASQPKKLSKQT from the coding sequence ATGCCTGAAGCGGAATGGGAGCGGCTTACTGCGGAGGCTCGTCGAGAAAAGGGAGCAAATTGGCGTCGCTGGGGCCCCTATCTGGCAGAACGGCAATGGGGAACCGTCCGAGAAAGTACCGTTGAAGCCGAACCGTGGCTCAACTTTACCCACGAAGAGGCGCGGTGGCGAGCCTATCGGTGGGGTGAAGACGGCCTTCTGGGCATTTCCGATCGTCAATGTCGGCTTTGCTTTGCTTTGGCCCTGTGGAACGAAAAAGATCCCATTCTCAAGGAGCGGCTGTTCGGATTAACCGGCCCTGAGGGAAATCACGGCGAAGATGTCAAAGAGGCGTACTATTACCTCGATTCGACCCCTACCCACTCCTACATGAAGGCCCTCTACAAGTACCCTCAAGCCGAATTCCCTTACCAACGACTACGAGAAGAAAACGCGCGGCGAAATCGTCAAGAACCGGAATTTGAACTCACCGATACCTGCATCTTCGACGAAAGCCGCTACTTCGACGTTCAAGCCGAATACGCCAAGGCATCCCCCGACGACATCCTCATCCGGATCACCGTTTTTAATCGAGGGCCCGAAGATGCCCCCATTCACCTGCTGCCTACGTGGTGGTTCCGCAATACATGGGCCTGGGGCCCAACGCTCGAGAAGCCAGAGGCCAAGCCGTCCCTCTCGGAAATCAGCCCGGATCAATTAAAAGTACGTCACGAAACATTGGGTGAGCATCACATCTTTGTCGACGAAGGCCCCGACGGCGAGACGCCCCCGTGGCTGTTCACCGAAAACGAAACAAACACCTGGCGTTTCGAAGATGGCGAAAGCCGACGTCCTTCCTGCAAAGACGCGTTTCACCTGGCGGTTGTCGATGGTATGGAAGGAGTGGTTAATCCCAAGCCGAAGGGCACGAAGGCCGCGGCGCACTTCCAGTGCATCGTCCCCGCTGGAGAATCGGTGCAGTTTCGATTGAGAATTGCGCCAGCCAGTGATCTTCCTGTGACTCCCTTCGGAGCCGAGTTCGAGGACATCTTTACCCAGCGCATCAAAGAAGCCGATCGTTATGCCAAGTCCCGGGTTTCTCCTGGCTTGACCGAAGACGAACAAACAATCCTTCGCCAGGCAGACGCCGGGTTGTTGTGGACGAAGCAATTCTATCACTACGTCATCCCGCGCTGGCTCGAGAACAACGGCAATCCCAAGAAAAAGGACGAGAAGCCCATGCCTGGGGAGCCCAGTCCTCGCAACGCCGACTGGGGCCACTTGTACAACAAAAACATCATCTCGATGCCAGACAAGTGGGAATACCCTTGGTACGCGGCCTGGGACTCCGCGTTCCACCTGATACCGTTCGCCAAGATCGATCCGTTCTTCGCCAAGGACCAGGCGATCTTGTTCCTCCGCGAATGGTACATGCACCCTAATGGTCAGTTACCGGCCTACGAGTGGAATTTCAGCGACGTGAACCCTCCCGTTCATGCCTGGGCATGCTGGCGGGTCTACCAGATGACGGCGTCTAACGGCGACCGCGATCGTGTCTTTCTCGAACGCGTTTTCCAAAAGCTGCTGCTGAACTTCACCTGGTGGGTGAATCGCAAAGATATTCGTGGCAAACACGTCTTCAGCGGCGGTTTTCTAGGGCTTGATAACATCGGGATCTTCGACCGTTCGAAGCCGTTGCCTACCGGCGGTCACCTCGAACAAGCGGATGGAACAGCCTGGATGGCGTTCTACAGTTCGAGCATGCTTTCGATTGCATTTGAGCTGGCTGACGGCAATCCGGCTTACGAAGATATGGCCTCGAAGTTCTTCGAACATTACGTTTCCATTGCCGAAGCCATGAATAGCTTGGATGGCACAGGTTTGTGGGACGAAGAAGATGGCTTCTACTACGACCACTTGCATCTCGATGGCAAAAGCATCCCCTTAAAGATTCGCTCGATCGTTGGGCTGATCCCCTTGCTAACCGTCGACGTGTTGTTCGAGAAAACGATCGCCAAACTTCCCGCGTTTCGTAAACGCATGGATTGGTTCCTCAATTTCCGCCCGGAACTGACCAAGTTCATGACCTACATGGAGTGTGAGCCGGAAGGGGAACACGACGGGCATCGGTTGCTGGCGATTCCGACGAAGGATCGCCTGATGCGAATGCTGCGTTACTTGCTGGATGAAGACGAGTTCCTTTCGCCATACGGTATTCGCTCGCTATCGAAGTACCACGAGGAACATCCCTTCGAGTACGAACTGCACGGCGAACGTCTGTGCGTGAAGTACCTGCCGGCCGAATCAGACAGCGGGCTGTTCGGGGGAAACTCGAATTGGCGCGGACCGATCTGGTTCCCTCTCAATTACTTGATCATCGAAGCACTCGAGCGTTATCACCAGTTCTACGGCAAGTCACTGCGTGTAGAATGTCCGGCCCGTAGCGGCAAATACATGGACTTGCAGCAAGTTGCCGACGAGATCCGTAAACGGCTCTCGAAATTGTTCCTGGCCGACTCCGAAGGGGATCGTCCCAGCTATGCTCGCACCGAAGTACTGCTGAACGATCCGAACTGGCGTGACCTGGTGCTCTTCTACGAGTACTTCGACGCCGAAACAGGCAAGGGCCTCGGTGCGAGCCATCAGACAGGCTGGACTGCCCTGATCTCGCCAATCCTCGGCACGCTCGCTGCAAGGCGAAACGAAAAACAAGCTGCCGCGGCAAGCCAGCCGAAAAAACTAAGCAAGCAAACCTGA
- a CDS encoding MBL fold metallo-hydrolase, producing the protein MKKILGFLFSLWLTSTCLSNPLPQGLTQPQSESFPQLYQFTDTCNVYVLKHETDALLFNVGDGQVFEVLPKIGIERIDKVLLNNHHRENLQGLAHVLPNIPKVAASKTEAEILAAPTSYRKWYPNLGDQYSVYGASYARPPQKPIPVDHPLEDNAEFTWNGYRIRCLQTPGHSPGEMTYLVSKDGKEVAFTGGLMHDGSRFTNWFDSEWDYGFAKGIDALATSVDRLVAEEIDVMLPVQGPVIQDARSQLKTYRERLDKFRAAYIRGYPVFDKDPDKRDRISTETEIPHLRQVTPHLYKLSNEFQGRNFYIIVSDNGHGLILDCGLFPAKILEEIILGLRQHKGLKQIDAFWISHMHGDHFLHGPLLREKYGAKSWTLDKIVDRCENPRKYDYAALVSAYGDGFDGMPIDKGFADGEVIDWEGYKIQVDWLPGQTEFGCCLWLDIDGKRIAFTGDNLFGDPRDESQTAHDCVVARNSAILEEGHILGSKYLLDLNPDFVMAAHSYVLPQPKGILQRYHNWSKEMASLYQEMLPERNYEYLFDPYWVSAYPYRVNLNDGSPQKVRITVRNFRDHPQKHHVKLVLPEGVTADPTTLTGTVAANSRQSYDVLLSTNLDEAKSETLSIIPLDIELDGKHYGQWFDILIGWQPPPK; encoded by the coding sequence ATGAAGAAGATTCTGGGCTTTCTTTTCTCGTTATGGCTAACCTCGACGTGCCTGTCCAATCCATTGCCACAGGGCTTGACGCAACCACAGTCTGAATCTTTTCCCCAGTTGTATCAGTTCACAGACACCTGCAACGTCTATGTTCTGAAGCACGAGACCGACGCCTTGCTGTTTAACGTAGGCGACGGCCAGGTGTTCGAGGTGTTGCCCAAGATCGGCATCGAGCGTATCGACAAGGTACTTCTCAACAACCATCACCGAGAGAACCTACAAGGCTTAGCCCACGTTCTGCCAAACATACCAAAGGTTGCCGCGTCCAAGACTGAAGCTGAAATACTGGCGGCCCCCACCAGCTATCGTAAATGGTATCCGAATCTGGGTGACCAGTATTCCGTCTACGGGGCCAGCTATGCTCGCCCGCCACAAAAGCCGATACCTGTTGACCACCCACTGGAAGACAATGCGGAGTTCACCTGGAACGGTTATCGTATTCGGTGCCTTCAAACGCCTGGGCACTCTCCCGGCGAAATGACCTATCTGGTCTCGAAGGATGGCAAGGAGGTCGCTTTCACCGGCGGCCTCATGCATGACGGATCGCGTTTTACCAACTGGTTCGACTCAGAGTGGGATTACGGTTTCGCGAAAGGAATTGACGCTCTCGCGACATCCGTCGATCGACTTGTTGCCGAAGAGATCGACGTCATGCTTCCCGTCCAGGGGCCTGTCATTCAAGACGCCAGATCTCAGCTGAAGACCTATCGAGAGCGACTCGACAAGTTTCGGGCAGCCTATATCCGCGGCTATCCTGTCTTCGACAAAGATCCAGACAAACGCGATCGTATTTCCACGGAAACAGAAATCCCTCATCTAAGGCAAGTCACGCCGCATCTCTACAAATTGAGCAATGAGTTCCAGGGGCGAAACTTCTACATTATTGTTTCCGATAACGGCCACGGGCTGATCCTCGACTGCGGACTTTTCCCCGCGAAAATCCTTGAAGAGATCATCCTCGGGCTTCGCCAACATAAGGGGCTGAAGCAAATCGACGCATTTTGGATATCCCATATGCATGGCGATCACTTCCTGCACGGACCACTGCTGCGGGAAAAATACGGGGCCAAATCCTGGACGCTCGACAAGATCGTCGACCGCTGCGAGAACCCGCGAAAGTACGACTACGCGGCCTTGGTATCTGCCTACGGTGATGGTTTCGACGGAATGCCTATCGACAAAGGCTTTGCCGACGGTGAAGTCATCGATTGGGAAGGCTACAAGATACAAGTCGACTGGTTGCCGGGGCAAACTGAGTTTGGCTGCTGCCTATGGCTGGACATCGACGGCAAACGAATCGCGTTTACCGGTGACAATCTATTTGGCGACCCACGTGACGAAAGCCAAACCGCTCACGACTGTGTCGTTGCGCGCAACAGCGCGATTCTCGAAGAGGGGCATATCCTTGGTAGCAAGTACCTGCTCGATTTGAATCCCGATTTCGTCATGGCTGCCCATTCCTACGTCTTGCCCCAACCGAAGGGGATTCTCCAGCGGTATCACAACTGGTCGAAGGAGATGGCCTCGCTCTACCAGGAGATGCTGCCGGAAAGAAATTACGAGTATCTCTTCGATCCTTACTGGGTTTCGGCCTACCCCTACCGTGTAAACCTGAATGATGGCAGCCCGCAAAAGGTCAGGATCACGGTGCGTAACTTCCGCGATCACCCGCAGAAACACCACGTGAAACTCGTTCTACCCGAGGGCGTCACCGCTGATCCAACCACGTTAACAGGAACTGTCGCGGCAAACAGCCGGCAATCATACGATGTGCTGCTTTCCACCAACCTGGATGAAGCCAAATCCGAAACCCTTTCCATCATCCCCTTGGATATCGAACTCGACGGAAAACACTACGGTCAGTGGTTCGATATCCTCATCGGTTGGCAGCCACCGCCGAAATAA